One genomic region from Cydia amplana chromosome Z, ilCydAmpl1.1, whole genome shotgun sequence encodes:
- the LOC134661563 gene encoding uncharacterized protein LOC134661563 — protein MAQLCESQKTLSERISKLQSNTKKTSKSRYTHGDLQARLETLESYWSKYQNQYEMIKSTVTKTELEQLQFNAESLYEATEDIYLEFKGLLKDYLLEFSKGQGQPQSNNSVQSFLSTNDSETTPIRTKLPPLSIPKFAGNYNDWTSFKDLFKALVHDNVHLTTIEKHHYLKTSLSGEAEQLLKHFALTEANYDKAWSTLETRYNNKRMIVTTIISRLLNQKKMNTKCFKSLKEILDTTKECLNSLDNLGVDTSTWDAIIVHLVVSKLDLETHKQWEQSLGSSQDIPTFTVLSSFLENRFRSMEMVNVTHKKDQPQKKDLVKNNTTQKPTTMKSFVTEVNSECTYCSQNHYICHCKEFAAFDVPQRQDFIKKNGICFNCLVKGHSVNACRQSTTCRKCSRRHHTLLHFTNPNKNTPVPESDAATPSTPETSQTTSTVVYKAEVDSDSEEVILATARIAVKARNGDTIVLRALIDPCSQSNFVTEAAAQLLNLERASVNGKITGISPVPMTTKSQVMLNFHAIRNPSHIITAKAYVLRRINSRLPSQELPSDTWPSSEISDLADPHFHKPGSIDVLLGAVVYAHIILDGVVKHNESLVALNSRLGWLVSGEVAQSGHQSNNVIVMHTQVEVDQLLRQFWEINEYSPNVKPLSQPEMQCEEHFKKTHTRNTDGRYEVRLPFKDEDAPNLGNSRQLALKRLHQMENKFKRSPDFHEEYCKFMRQYESLGHMEVVPETEKKNRAYYLPHHAVLRASSLTTKLRVVFDGSAKPVDGNSLNDELLIGPPLQQDIRDLVTRWRQHKYCLVADIQQMYRQILISKQDTDYQRIMWRESSEEPINEYRLLTVTYGSSCAPYLAIRTLHQLAEDERGEFPEAEILKTDLYMDDLMTGSSTEEDTQRLQYRLTELFKRGGFRLHKWSSNSEKVLSEIPDSQKALQSSVNIKMDDSVKALGIAWKPQSDVFELLVNLPHDNDVVTKRSVLSSIAKTFDPLGWLAPCVIVLKMFMQKLWLAGLDWDSELPEDLKTEWQTYLTNFEYMQTIQLPRWLGITNNVKIELHGFCDASCAAYAAVIYIRVITDNEIKVSLVASKTKVAPVKQVSLPRLELCGAVLLSKLIPNVKSSLNIDDNCVFAWTDSTIVLAWLRKTPNTWKPFVGNRTTEILNVTNSSQWHHVKSADNAADCASRGITPDELMQSQLWWEGPAFLRESVEICYPNFTIPETTLEAKPKAKVSYICTSEPNECTMYLNRYSSLLRLIRVTAYCFRFVRLCKDKVLKRNDNVKLTYLTTDEINNALKTCIRMSQSVHFESEIGLLSQSKPIPKNCNIHSLNPILDNDKIIRVGGRLVNAQIPPDMKSPIILHHKCNLAKLIVIDAHLRTLHGRNSLTLNLVHQKYWILRAKNLVKKDFEIM, from the coding sequence ATGGCTCAACTTTGTGAATCACAAAAAACATTATCGGAACGCATTTCTAAGTTACAAAGTAATACTAAAAAGACGTCTAAATCAAGATATACACACGGCGATTTACAAGCGCGGTTAGAAACATTAGAAAGTTATTGGTCTAAATATCAAAATCAATATGAGATGATTAAATCAACGGTTACGAAAACTGAACTGGAGCAATTACAATTTAATGCCGAAAGTCTGTACGAGGCAACTGAAGACATATACCTGGAATTTAAGGGATTATTAAAGGATTATTTGTTAGAATTTTCGAAAGGTCAAGGTCAACCACAATCAAATAATAGTGTGCAGagttttttatcaacaaatgaCAGTGAGACCACCCCAATTAGAACTAAATTACCACCTTTATCGATTCCTAAGTTCGCCGGTAATTATAACGATTGGacaagttttaaagatttatttaAGGCTCTCGTGCATGACAATGTGCATCTAACAACGATTGAAAAACATCATTATTTAAAAACGAGTTTATCGGGAGAGGCTGAACAACTTCTAAAACATTTTGCACTCACGGAGGCTAATTACGATAAGGCTTGGAGCACACTTGAGACTAGATACAATAACAAACGTATGATTGTCACTACAATAATTAGCCGCCTTTTAAATCAAAAGAAGATGAACACAAAATGTTTTAAAAGCTTAAAGGAAATTCTAGATACTACGAAGGAATGTTTGAATTCTCTCGACAATCTCGGCGTTGATACTTCCACTTGGGACGCAATTATCGTACATTTAGTTGTATCCAAGTTGGACTTAGAGACACACAAACAATGGGAACAGTCACTTGGATCATCGCAAGATATACCCACATTTACCGTTTTATCATCATTTTTAGAAAATCGTTTCCGTTCTATGGAGATGGTAAATGTCACCCACAAAAAAGACCAACCGCAGAAAAAGGacttagttaaaaataatacaaccCAAAAACCCACAACTATGAAGTCATTTGTCACAGAAGTAAACAGCGAATGCACTTATTGCTCACAAAACCACTATATTTGTCACTGTAAAGAATTCGCCGCATTCGATGTTCCTCAACGTCAGGATTTTATTAAGAAGAATGGCATTTGTTTTAATTGCCTTGTAAAGGGTCACTCCGTTAATGCGTGTAGGCAGAGCACCACCTGTAGAAAATGTAGTCGACGACACCACACTCTGTTGCACTTCACAAACCCTAACAAGAACACACCAGTGCCTGAAAGCGATGCAGCAACACCCAGTACACCTGAAACAAGCCAAACCACATCAACCGTTGTTTACAAGGCTGAGGTTGACAGCGACAGTGAGGAAGTGATTTTGGCAACCGCACGAATTGCAGTTAAGGCGAGGAACGGCGACACGATAGTGTTGAGAGCACTGATCGATCCGTGCTCGCAGTCAAACTTTGTTACTGAAGCGGCAGCTCAACTGCTTAATCTCGAGCGCGCTTCAGTCAACGGAAAAATCACTGGCATATCACCTGTACCTATGACAACAAAATCACAAGTTATGTTGAACTTTCATGCCATTAGAAATCCATCACATATAATCACAGCTAAGGCGTACGTCCTTAGACGAATCAATTCGAGATTACCCTCACAAGAGCTCCCATCAGATACCTGGCCTTCTTCTGAGATTTCAGATCTTGCGGATCCACACTTTCACAAGCCAGGATCTATCGACGTGCTATTAGGTGCAGTTGTATACGCACATATTATTCTTGATGGAGTTGTAAAACATAATGAGTCTCTGGTCGCTTTGAACTCACGATTGGGCTGGTTGGTAAGCGGCGAGGTTGCGCAGTCTGGCCATCAGTCGAACAATGTTATTGTTATGCACACACAAGTCGAAGTTGATCAGTTACTACGTCAGTTTTGGGAGATCAATGAATATTCACCAAACGTGAAGCCTCTGTCACAACCTGAGATGCAGTGTGAAGAGCATTTTAAGAAAACTCACACTCGAAACACTGACGGTCGATACGAGGTTCGCCTACCATTCAAGGACGAAGACGCTCCAAATTTAGGAAACTCCAGACAACTTGCTTTGAAGCGCTTACATCAGATGGAGAATAAGTTTAAGCGCAGCCCTGACTTTCACGAAGAATACTGCAAGTTCATGAGACAATATGAGTCACTCGGTCACATGGAGGTCGTCCCTGAAACAGAAAAGAAGAATAGAGCTTATTACCTACCACATCATGCTGTTCTTCGTGCCTCGAGCCTCACTACAAAGCTACGCGTAGTTTTTGACGGAAGCGCTAAACCTGTAGACGGAAACTCACTTAACGATGAGCTACTCATCGGCCCACCGCTGCAACAAGATATACGAGATTTAGTAACACGGTGGAGACAACATAAGTACTGTCTAGTAGCCGATATACAACAAATGTACCGACAGATACTTATCTCAAAGCAAGACACTGATTACCAGAGAATCATGTGGCGCGAGTCATCGGAAGAGCCGATTAATGAATATCGGTTACTTACCGTCACATATGGCAGTTCATGTGCTCCATATCTTGCCATAAGGACGCTTCATCAACTTGCAGAGGATGAACGAGGAGAGTTTCCTGAAGCTGAAATTTTAAAGACTGATCTCTATATGGATGACTTGATGACGGGCTCATCTACAGAAGAAGACACTCAACGGCTTCAATATCGCTTAACTGAACTATTTAAACGTGGCGGTTTTCGTCTACATAAGTGGTCGTCTAATAGTGAAAAGGTTTTAAGTGAGATTCCCGATTCGCAAAAAGCATTACAAAGTTCAGTGAATATTAAAATGGATGATTCGGTGAAAGCTCTAGGCATAGCCTGGAAACCACAAAGTGATGTATTTGAACTATTAGTTAACTTACCTCATGACAACGATGTTGTTACAAAACGAAGTGTGCTATCTTCGATAGCAAAAACATTTGACCCTCTGGGTTGGCTAGCACCTTGCGTGATTGTGTTGAAAATGTTTATGCAGAAGTTGTGGCTGGCCGGCCTAGACTGGGACTCTGAACTTCCCGAAGACCTGAAAACTGAATGGCAAACTTACCTGACCAATTTCGAATACATGCAGACCATTCAGCTTCCACGTTGGTTAGGGattacaaataatgtaaaaattgaATTGCACGGCTTTTGTGACGCCTCTTGCGCCGCCTACGCTGCGGTCATTTACATCAGAGTCATCACGGACAATGAGATAAAAGTAAGCCTGGTCGCATCCAAAACAAAGGTCGCTCCCGTGAAACAGGTCTCATTGCCACGTCTTGAACTTTGCGGGGCAGTCCTATTGTCTAAATTGATACCAAATGTGAAATCGAGTCTAAATATTGATGATAACTGTGTGTTTGCTTGGACAGATTCCACAATAGTTTTGGCTTGGTTACGTAAAACTCCAAATACTTGGAAGCCATTCGTTGGTAATCGCACTACCGAAATCTTGAATGTTACGAATAGTAGTCAATGGCATCATGTTAAGTCTGCGGATAACGCCGCGGACTGCGCCTCACGCGGTATCACTCCTGACGAGCTGATGCAGTCACAACTATGGTGGGAAGGTCCAGCCTTTCTTCGCGAATCCGTTGAGATTTGTTATCCTAATTTTACTATACCTGAAACCACACTCGAAGCAAAACCGAAAGCAAAAGTTAGTTACATATGCACCTCGGAACCCAATGAATGTACCATGTACCTCAATAGATACTCAAGTCTACTTAGGCTTATACGTGTGACAGCCTATTGCTTTCGATTTGTTCGGCTATGTAAAGATAAGGTTCTTAAAAGGAATGATAACGTAAAACTCACATACCTCACTACTGATGAAATAAACAATGCGTTAAAAACCTGTATTAGAATGTCACAGTCTGTTCACTTTGAGAGTGAAATAGGATTGCTATCACAGAGCAAACCTATTCCAAAAAATTGTAACATTCACTCTTTGAATCCGATCCTAGACAATGATAAAATTATTAGAGTTGGTGGACGTCTTGTAAATGCTCAAATACCACCTGATATGAAGTCTCCTATAATTTTACATCACAAGTGCAACTTAGCAAAGCTGATTGTAATTGATGCTCATTTGAGAACACTGCATGGTAGAAATTCACTAACATTGAATCTTGTTCACCAAAAATATTGGATTCTAAGAGCGAAAAACTTGGTAAAAAAAGATTTTGAGATTATGTAA